One Stenotrophomonas maltophilia DNA window includes the following coding sequences:
- a CDS encoding nuclear transport factor 2 family protein, with translation MRTIGFQGALLAAFLVAGEPAHATQHPSAADVKAIEQVVESFRTSLINKDKPTYMGLFFSDKPEDIGWQFVSEDARLQDIRKAKPDAIKARQIPTNNFIALIDGAVASPKPKEETFSNTKIETDGDVASVSFDYSFHDDGVKTNWGKEMWQLIRTEQGWKIFSVIYSVRDSRSPAE, from the coding sequence ATGCGAACCATCGGATTCCAAGGCGCGCTTCTTGCTGCCTTCCTCGTCGCAGGCGAGCCGGCCCACGCAACCCAGCACCCATCAGCGGCGGATGTAAAAGCGATCGAACAGGTGGTCGAATCGTTCCGCACCTCGCTGATCAACAAGGACAAGCCGACCTACATGGGCCTGTTCTTTTCGGACAAACCGGAAGATATCGGCTGGCAGTTCGTCTCCGAGGACGCGCGCCTGCAGGACATCCGCAAGGCCAAGCCCGATGCGATCAAGGCTCGGCAGATTCCCACCAACAACTTCATCGCGCTGATCGACGGAGCGGTGGCTTCGCCGAAGCCAAAAGAAGAGACATTCTCCAACACCAAGATCGAGACGGATGGTGATGTGGCCTCGGTGTCGTTCGACTACAGCTTCCACGACGATGGGGTGAAGACCAACTGGGGCAAGGAAATGTGGCAGCTGATCCGGACCGAGCAGGGCTGGAAGATCTTCTCGGTGATCTACTCGGTCCGCGATTCACGCAGCCCGGCCGAATGA
- a CDS encoding AraC family transcriptional regulator, producing the protein MARISLPGFDLDPDETDRPAVASRLQVAEHDAEIPVHEHRKGQLILALHGAVTCEVANALWIVPPQCGVWIPGGMPHSNRATANARLCYLFVEPGIVDLPMQCVTLAISPMLREMILHLADAPLDYPHGSHTDRLARVLLDELVQMPAEHLSLPVSHHPKVRALAAALSADPADRSTIGQWAVRLALGERTLTRLIERETGLSFGRWRQQLHLLIAIRELAGGAPVQRVSETLGYESVTAFITMFKKALGLSPARYFAVRLRGQ; encoded by the coding sequence ATGGCTCGCATTTCGCTCCCCGGCTTTGACCTGGACCCGGACGAGACCGATCGCCCGGCGGTTGCCAGCCGCCTGCAGGTGGCCGAGCACGACGCGGAGATTCCCGTGCATGAGCACCGCAAGGGTCAGCTCATTCTTGCGCTGCATGGGGCGGTGACCTGCGAAGTGGCCAATGCGTTGTGGATCGTGCCGCCCCAGTGTGGCGTCTGGATTCCGGGTGGCATGCCGCACAGCAACCGCGCCACCGCCAACGCGCGCCTGTGCTACCTGTTCGTCGAGCCCGGCATTGTCGATCTGCCCATGCAATGCGTGACGCTGGCGATCTCCCCGATGCTGCGCGAGATGATCCTGCACCTGGCCGACGCGCCGCTGGACTACCCGCATGGCAGCCACACCGACCGGCTGGCGCGGGTGTTGCTGGACGAGCTGGTGCAGATGCCGGCCGAGCATCTGTCGCTGCCGGTCAGCCATCACCCGAAGGTGCGTGCGCTGGCGGCGGCGCTGTCGGCGGATCCGGCAGACCGCAGCACCATCGGCCAGTGGGCCGTGCGCCTGGCCCTGGGCGAGCGCACGTTGACCCGCCTCATCGAACGGGAAACGGGACTGTCCTTCGGGCGCTGGCGGCAGCAGCTGCATCTGCTCATCGCCATTCGTGAACTCGCCGGTGGTGCACCAGTACAACGCGTTTCCGAGACGCTGGGCTATGAGTCAGTGACGGCTTTCATCACGATGTTCAAGAAGGCGCTTGGCCTTTCCCCGGCGCGGTATTTTGCGGTGCGCCTGCGTGGGCAGTAG
- a CDS encoding efflux transporter outer membrane subunit, whose translation MSLRTVRGGLLALLLPMTACVSGPDYHLPASAVAASPRAARAFVSGQEASFSHDAPPDRWWQLYGDPQLDAYVREALAANTDLRAADANLRRASATVLEYRARGAVQAEVDASGTLTHAGGYTQASAPQSYALGLHLSYALDLAGGIRRGIEAANANAEAVAAARDQVRVVVAAAVTRAYLQVCTSNHTLTATRQVLAIQHATLEATRRLAAGGRGTDFDVSRAGAAVNRSAAGIPHLLAERQAALFELAALMGRLPANYPKEAEACPQPPELEQALPVGDGWQLLQRRPDIRAAERSLAAATAMIGAETAGLYPQITLGASSGVAGTPAHLLSADGFGASIGPVLSWHWPNRRVAKARIAAASANADTALASFDGIVLQALRQTETALSACTQELERERNLAQARGDAARAAGQAQQLYRFGRIDFLDVLSAQAALADAESSLATSRAQRIDRQMDLFLSLGGGWAATDSASGGVQ comes from the coding sequence GTGAGCTTGCGAACAGTGCGTGGCGGGCTGCTTGCCCTGCTGCTGCCCATGACGGCCTGCGTATCCGGCCCCGACTATCACCTGCCGGCGAGCGCTGTCGCAGCCTCCCCACGGGCGGCGCGGGCGTTCGTCTCGGGCCAGGAGGCATCGTTCAGCCACGACGCGCCACCGGATCGATGGTGGCAACTATATGGCGACCCCCAGCTTGACGCCTACGTACGCGAAGCACTGGCGGCCAATACCGACCTGCGCGCCGCTGATGCCAACCTTCGGCGCGCCAGCGCAACCGTGCTGGAGTATCGCGCGCGCGGCGCCGTACAGGCCGAAGTGGATGCATCGGGCACGCTCACCCATGCCGGTGGTTACACCCAGGCATCCGCGCCGCAGTCGTATGCGCTGGGCCTTCACCTCTCGTATGCGCTGGATCTTGCAGGTGGCATCCGCCGCGGCATTGAAGCGGCCAACGCGAACGCGGAGGCCGTCGCTGCGGCACGGGACCAGGTCCGCGTGGTCGTCGCTGCTGCCGTCACCCGTGCCTATCTCCAGGTGTGCACCAGCAATCACACGCTCACTGCAACCCGGCAGGTGCTGGCGATACAGCACGCCACGCTGGAGGCAACCCGTCGTCTGGCTGCAGGCGGGCGCGGAACGGACTTCGATGTCAGCCGTGCCGGTGCCGCCGTCAACCGCAGCGCGGCGGGGATACCGCACCTGCTGGCCGAACGCCAGGCCGCACTGTTCGAACTGGCCGCATTGATGGGCAGGCTCCCGGCAAACTATCCCAAGGAGGCCGAAGCGTGCCCGCAGCCCCCTGAGCTGGAGCAGGCGCTACCGGTCGGTGACGGCTGGCAGCTGCTCCAGCGGCGCCCTGACATACGCGCAGCCGAACGCAGCCTGGCCGCCGCAACTGCAATGATCGGCGCCGAGACGGCGGGTCTCTATCCGCAGATCACCCTGGGCGCCTCTTCGGGCGTGGCCGGCACACCGGCGCATCTGCTGTCGGCTGACGGCTTCGGTGCGAGCATCGGCCCCGTGCTGTCATGGCACTGGCCCAACCGCCGCGTGGCCAAGGCCCGCATCGCTGCGGCCAGTGCCAATGCAGATACGGCTCTCGCGTCCTTTGACGGCATCGTGCTGCAGGCATTGCGCCAGACCGAGACCGCACTTTCTGCCTGCACACAGGAGCTCGAACGCGAGCGCAACCTGGCGCAGGCGCGCGGGGACGCAGCGCGGGCCGCCGGACAGGCACAGCAACTCTACCGTTTCGGCAGGATCGATTTTCTCGATGTGCTTTCGGCCCAGGCCGCGCTGGCAGATGCGGAGTCCTCGTTGGCCACCTCGCGCGCGCAGCGCATTGACCGCCAGATGGATCTTTTCCTGTCCTTGGGTGGTGGCTGGGCCGCAACGGATTCGGCCTCGGGCGGGGTCCAGTGA
- a CDS encoding FUSC family protein, with amino-acid sequence MLFSLKCLLAASLGLYVSLRIGLNRPFWVIGTVYLVSQPLSGATLSRGLFRLLGTVGGAVATVALVPRFANAPLVLSAALATWMSLCLYLAMLDRTPRAYAFLLAGYTTSLIGFPAVMVPADVFTIAITRVQEIAIGILAATLVHGLVLPRRVSSRVHARVAAVLDDAERWTRDMRAGASDTVLATDRSKVAADLLELHVLSIHLPFDSAHGVAQVQILRALHDRMLDVLMLSSAVEDSIARLRSPQAGTMDASGWRDLLQASLAAQRAELDLAHADCRVLQAQLHTARPDWRRHVPARLARHVQGAVIHRDHRNAARSALGAFVGILLSCVLWITTGWSDGATAVSIIGTACVLFGTLEAPAPHVMRYLLGSCIGVAVGLLYGLLIFPALSDFVGLIAALAPVLLLCGSFLARPPFIMAALGVVLTFPLIAGLGATSTVNIVGALNNSVALFVGTAMALCSMQLFQTADPGRNRARLERSIRRDIARHAAGQSDVTRAWLSRMLDRIGLLAPRLQGRSSAAHDLRALFADVRAARASSQLRALDTRLDNPHVRALHAALIERVAAHFRARTHSPRSVDAHLLELLDRMREAAAASSGADREHLSHLLCGLRRDLLASPLTHRH; translated from the coding sequence ATGCTGTTCTCGCTCAAATGCCTGCTCGCCGCGTCGCTGGGGCTGTATGTCTCTCTGCGGATCGGCCTGAATCGCCCGTTCTGGGTGATCGGCACGGTCTATCTGGTGTCGCAGCCCCTTTCCGGGGCAACACTGAGCCGCGGCCTGTTTCGCCTGCTCGGTACCGTGGGCGGGGCCGTCGCCACCGTCGCGCTGGTGCCACGCTTCGCCAATGCACCCCTGGTGCTGAGCGCCGCGCTCGCCACCTGGATGTCGCTTTGCCTGTATCTGGCGATGCTCGACCGCACGCCACGTGCCTATGCGTTTCTGCTGGCCGGCTATACCACCAGCCTGATCGGGTTTCCTGCGGTGATGGTGCCGGCAGACGTGTTCACCATTGCCATCACGCGGGTGCAGGAAATCGCCATCGGCATCCTGGCCGCAACGCTGGTCCATGGGCTGGTGCTGCCGCGCCGGGTTTCGTCGCGCGTGCACGCACGGGTCGCTGCCGTGCTGGATGACGCGGAACGATGGACACGGGACATGCGCGCCGGCGCATCGGACACGGTGCTGGCGACGGACCGCTCGAAAGTGGCGGCGGACCTGCTCGAGCTGCATGTGCTGTCGATCCACCTGCCCTTCGACAGCGCCCACGGCGTGGCCCAGGTGCAGATCCTGCGTGCCCTGCATGACCGGATGCTGGACGTGCTGATGCTGTCCAGCGCGGTGGAAGATTCCATCGCTCGGCTGCGTTCACCGCAGGCCGGCACAATGGATGCAAGCGGCTGGCGCGATCTGCTGCAGGCCAGCCTCGCCGCGCAACGGGCCGAACTCGACCTCGCCCACGCCGACTGCCGCGTGCTGCAGGCGCAACTGCACACTGCCCGTCCCGACTGGCGTCGGCATGTACCTGCCCGCCTTGCACGACATGTGCAGGGTGCAGTGATTCACCGGGATCACAGGAACGCCGCGCGCAGCGCACTGGGGGCGTTCGTAGGCATCCTGCTGAGCTGCGTGCTGTGGATCACTACGGGCTGGTCGGACGGCGCCACGGCGGTGTCCATCATCGGCACTGCATGCGTCCTGTTCGGCACCCTCGAAGCGCCGGCACCGCATGTCATGCGCTATCTGCTGGGATCGTGCATCGGCGTTGCCGTCGGCCTGCTCTACGGTCTGCTGATCTTCCCAGCGCTGTCCGATTTCGTCGGCCTGATTGCCGCGCTCGCGCCGGTGCTGCTGCTGTGCGGATCGTTCCTGGCCCGGCCGCCCTTCATCATGGCCGCCCTGGGTGTGGTACTGACCTTCCCGCTCATCGCAGGCCTGGGCGCGACCAGTACGGTCAACATCGTCGGCGCACTCAACAACAGCGTTGCTTTGTTCGTCGGTACGGCAATGGCGCTGTGCAGCATGCAGCTGTTCCAGACCGCCGATCCGGGCCGCAACCGCGCACGGCTGGAGCGCTCGATCCGTCGGGACATCGCACGACACGCCGCCGGACAAAGTGATGTGACCCGCGCCTGGCTCAGCCGCATGCTGGATCGAATCGGGCTGCTCGCTCCCAGGTTGCAGGGCCGTTCCAGCGCAGCACACGACCTGCGAGCCTTGTTTGCGGACGTTCGTGCGGCACGCGCATCCAGCCAACTCCGCGCACTGGACACGCGTCTGGACAACCCGCATGTTCGGGCGCTTCATGCGGCGCTGATCGAACGCGTCGCCGCACATTTCAGAGCTCGCACCCACTCGCCACGCAGTGTCGACGCCCATCTTCTGGAACTGCTGGACCGCATGCGCGAGGCAGCGGCGGCCAGCAGCGGGGCTGATCGGGAGCATCTGTCGCACCTGCTCTGCGGGTTGCGCCGCGACCTGCTGGCATCCCCGCTCACCCATCGGCACTGA
- a CDS encoding diacylglycerol kinase has protein sequence MQPPHPRDSGKYPHGKTGLARIFHTLIHSRDGFIATFRGEAAFRQLLLLHALLIATAFLLDISRVERAVVLAVCFISLLVELLNSAIEAVVDRISLDHHPLSKNAKDMGSAAQTTALLMVGTVWGVILLG, from the coding sequence ATGCAGCCACCTCACCCCAGGGACAGCGGCAAGTACCCGCACGGCAAGACCGGGCTTGCCCGCATCTTCCATACGCTGATCCATTCGCGCGATGGCTTCATCGCCACCTTCCGTGGCGAAGCGGCATTCCGGCAGCTGTTGCTGCTGCATGCGCTGCTGATCGCCACCGCGTTCCTGCTGGACATCAGCCGGGTCGAACGTGCTGTGGTGCTGGCGGTCTGCTTCATCAGCCTGCTGGTGGAGCTGCTCAACTCGGCCATCGAAGCGGTGGTCGACCGCATCTCGCTTGACCACCATCCACTGTCCAAGAACGCCAAGGACATGGGCAGTGCCGCACAGACCACCGCACTGCTGATGGTCGGCACCGTGTGGGGGGTGATCCTGCTGGGCTAG
- a CDS encoding DUF1656 domain-containing protein, whose protein sequence is MLSDLSIDGVLIPGLLAVAAAALALSVLTSRLLASLGLYRLFAARPLVGLSLFVILAELMIRLSPLLEK, encoded by the coding sequence ATGCTCTCTGATCTTTCCATTGATGGCGTGCTCATTCCCGGCCTGCTCGCCGTGGCCGCCGCCGCGCTGGCGCTGTCGGTGCTGACCTCACGTCTGCTCGCCAGCCTCGGTCTGTACCGGTTGTTCGCCGCACGGCCACTGGTGGGCCTGTCCCTGTTCGTGATCCTGGCGGAGCTGATGATCCGGCTCTCGCCCCTGCTCGAGAAATGA
- a CDS encoding biotin/lipoyl-binding protein, whose protein sequence is MKHLLAVIGRWSATLGVCALAAIAALSIWNRYEMRPWTRDGRVRADVVRVASDMGGLVTQVLVHDNQRVSAGQLLLVLDQPRFAAALEKADAAVSSARATLALARRESARDNALGNLVASETRERNAAKVDTELAALAQARAEHRVAQLNVQRTEVRATTDGIITNLDLHAGDYLQPGAQALALIDTRSLRIEGYFEETKLACITEGDAAVARLMGDDRDVRGHVDTIAAGIADDQRSSTHNLLPAVAPTYTWVRLAQRIPVRIHIDDAPPDTRLIVGRTANVTITPSAQGACK, encoded by the coding sequence ATGAAACACCTGCTTGCTGTCATCGGGCGCTGGAGCGCAACGCTGGGCGTGTGTGCGCTTGCCGCCATTGCCGCGCTCTCCATCTGGAATCGTTACGAAATGCGCCCGTGGACGCGGGATGGGCGGGTGCGCGCCGATGTGGTGCGCGTTGCATCGGACATGGGGGGGCTGGTGACCCAGGTGCTGGTGCACGACAACCAGCGGGTCAGCGCCGGACAGCTGCTGCTGGTGCTGGATCAACCGCGCTTCGCTGCCGCGCTTGAGAAGGCCGATGCAGCGGTCAGCAGTGCACGCGCGACGCTGGCGCTGGCCCGCCGCGAATCGGCGCGGGACAACGCACTTGGCAACCTGGTCGCCTCGGAAACACGCGAACGCAATGCCGCCAAGGTCGATACCGAGCTGGCCGCGCTGGCGCAGGCACGGGCCGAACACCGCGTCGCCCAGCTCAATGTGCAACGCACCGAGGTGCGCGCGACCACCGATGGCATCATCACCAACCTGGACCTGCACGCGGGCGACTACCTGCAACCCGGTGCGCAGGCACTGGCGCTGATCGACACCCGCAGCCTGCGAATCGAGGGCTACTTCGAGGAAACCAAACTGGCCTGCATCACCGAGGGTGATGCCGCCGTGGCCCGACTGATGGGCGACGACCGCGACGTCCGCGGACACGTGGACACGATCGCCGCCGGCATTGCCGACGATCAGCGCTCAAGCACGCACAACCTGCTGCCCGCCGTGGCGCCGACCTATACCTGGGTCAGGCTGGCACAGCGCATCCCGGTACGCATCCATATCGATGATGCTCCGCCGGATACGCGTCTGATCGTGGGTCGCACTGCAAATGTGACCATCACGCCCTCGGCACAGGGAGCCTGCAAGTGA
- a CDS encoding RcnB family protein — protein sequence MKTTRLLAIALSAATALTAAPAFADPPHHARGNGPPPHAGGPHNRGAPPPGWQKKAWRRGERLSWAEVDRRYWVDDYARYDLREPGRDRRWVRQSDNEYLLVEIATGLIVDALHR from the coding sequence ATGAAGACCACACGTTTGCTTGCCATCGCATTGAGCGCAGCCACCGCGTTAACCGCGGCCCCCGCGTTCGCCGATCCGCCGCACCACGCCCGCGGCAACGGCCCGCCCCCGCATGCGGGCGGCCCGCATAACCGTGGTGCGCCGCCGCCGGGCTGGCAGAAGAAGGCCTGGCGACGTGGCGAGCGCCTGTCGTGGGCCGAAGTGGACCGCCGCTACTGGGTAGACGATTACGCGCGCTATGACCTGCGCGAGCCGGGCCGCGACCGGCGCTGGGTGCGCCAGTCCGACAACGAGTACCTGTTGGTGGAGATCGCAACCGGCTTGATTGTTGACGCGCTGCATCGTTGA
- a CDS encoding alpha/beta fold hydrolase — protein MMTAAGIAHAGEIQVDRGAYALQAEETGAGPITVVFESGFGQGAGGWQEVVAGLGRDYHSITYARAGLGKSDSDGHAKRIDAHLADLTAVIDTLAPGRRVVLVGHSYGGLLATEFARRHPERLRGLVLVDPATMGQRHAFRQADSARVQADDAQLRAMLPPAMAADYAVLTEQLDAPGAQTPRTMPDVPVALLTATKLAAEPRFFEETAAGKALWKAQHALLFSGFTRGLHRYLATGHTLQREDPAAVVAAIQSVSDTLK, from the coding sequence ATGATGACCGCTGCAGGCATCGCCCACGCCGGGGAGATCCAGGTGGATCGCGGTGCTTACGCACTGCAGGCCGAAGAGACGGGGGCCGGCCCGATCACCGTGGTCTTTGAATCCGGTTTCGGCCAGGGCGCGGGCGGCTGGCAAGAGGTGGTTGCCGGTCTCGGGCGCGACTACCACAGCATCACCTACGCCCGTGCAGGACTCGGCAAGTCCGACAGCGACGGTCACGCCAAGCGCATTGATGCGCATCTGGCCGACCTCACGGCCGTGATTGATACGCTCGCACCCGGTCGCCGCGTTGTGCTGGTGGGTCATTCCTATGGCGGCCTGCTGGCCACGGAGTTCGCACGCCGCCATCCGGAGCGCCTGCGGGGCCTGGTGCTGGTGGACCCGGCCACGATGGGGCAGCGCCATGCCTTCAGGCAGGCAGACAGTGCACGCGTGCAGGCAGATGATGCCCAGCTGCGGGCAATGCTGCCGCCAGCCATGGCCGCCGACTACGCCGTGCTGACCGAACAACTGGATGCACCCGGTGCGCAGACCCCGCGCACCATGCCGGATGTGCCGGTGGCGTTGCTGACTGCAACGAAGCTGGCTGCCGAACCGCGGTTCTTCGAAGAAACCGCAGCGGGCAAGGCACTCTGGAAGGCGCAGCACGCCCTGCTCTTCTCGGGATTCACGCGCGGCTTGCACCGCTACCTGGCAACCGGCCACACCCTCCAGCGTGAGGATCCTGCTGCGGTGGTGGCCGCGATTCAATCAGTCTCCGACACCTTGAAGTAG